Proteins from a genomic interval of Garra rufa chromosome 4, GarRuf1.0, whole genome shotgun sequence:
- the LOC141333914 gene encoding uncharacterized protein, translated as MEFIKEESEDIKIKETFIKHEDTETQTRMEFIKEESEDMKIEETFNKHEDTETQTDLMAPKEESQELNETEEKDQNEKHDFKTEEKSISCSQNPNTSSPEINKKTQRTNLYSNMRIHTGERPYSCQQCGKSFSRNQDLKCHMKVHIEKRPLICPQCGKSFMQKKYLTSHMKNHTGEKTFTCSQCGKSFMQKKNLTVHMRIHTGEKPFACPQCEKRFTGKNNLTVHMRIHTGEKPFICELCGMSFTCNEKLKTHLRSHTGERPFQCDQCGKSFTLKNQLKFHMRNHTGEKPYSCKLCGKSFSRSGVLKTHMNIHTELKPFMCPQCGKSFTQKITLTVHMKIHTGEKPFTCPQCGKSFTYKGNLKTHMRSHTGEKHFTCPQCGKSFKYKGNLKTHMRSHTGENPY; from the exons atggagtttattaaagaggagagtgaagacattaaGATTAAAgaaacattcatcaaacatgaagatactgagacacaaacaaggatggagtttattaaagaggagagtgaagacatgaagattgaagaaacattcaacaaacatgaagacactgagacacaaacag acctgatggcaccgaaagaggagagtcaagaactcaatgaaacagaagagaaagatcaaaatgagaaacatgatttcaaaactgaagaaaaatcaattagttgTTCACAGAATCCAAATACTTCCtcaccagaaataaataaaaaaacacaaagaacAAATCTGTATTCtaatatgagaattcacactggagagagaccttacagctgccaacagtgtgggaagagtttctcacgaaatcaagatcttaagtgtcacatgaaagttcacattgAAAAGAGGCCGTtaatatgccctcagtgtggaaagagttttatgCAGAAAAAATACCTTACTTCCCACATGAAAAATCACACAGGAGAGAAAACTTttacctgctctcagtgtggaaagagttttatgcagaaaaaaaaccttaccgtccacatgagaattcacactggagagaagccttttgcctgccctcagtgtgaaaagagatttACGGGGAAAAAtaaccttactgtccacatgagaattcacactggagagaagcctttcatctgcgaACTGTGTGGAATGAGTTTCACATGTAATGAAAAACTTAAGACTCACCTAAGAAGTCACACTGGAGAGCGTCCATTccaatgtgatcaatgtggaaagagttttacactaAAAAATCAACTTAAATTCCACATGAGaaatcatactggagagaaaccttactcctgcaaactgtgtgggaagagtttctcacgaagtggagttcttaagactcacatgaacaTTCACACCGAATTGAAGCCGTTCAtgtgtcctcagtgtggaaagagttttacacagaaaattacgcttactgtccacatgaaaattcacacgggagagaagcctttcacctgcccccagtgtggaaagagtttcacgtatAAAGGAAACCTGAAGACTCACATGAgaagtcacactggagagaagcattTCACCTGCccccagtgtggaaagagtttcaagtaTAAAGGAAACCTGAAGACTCACATGAgaagtcacactggagagaacccATAttga